DNA from Choristoneura fumiferana chromosome 6, NRCan_CFum_1, whole genome shotgun sequence:
CGAAACGAAGAAGCTATGGACGTGCTCAACAACTTCTCGGATATGGAGTCCGTTATTAAAGCCTTTAGATCTCTGGGTAAGTCGCGTGAATTCGTCTTCGCAACTCGACGTCTATGCGCGCCTATTTTGCGTACCtggctgtaggcactattcGTGCCAGCCTtgctcctggaggaagcctagcaGACCCTTAATGTTGCCGACGACTTCCTGGAGCGACCCCGGTGATCCGAGGTGTAGTACCCTGTAGGTCGCTACGCCAGTGCGTGCACTCCATCACGTGGATCCATTTCCTCCATGCATATTCTGCACAGGGGGCTGTCTGTAACACCTATGTTATAGTTATAAGTGTTTGTTGAGTAAGGCATGTACGGTCAGGACCTCGACTGGTAGTCGAAGTTGAGACCTTCCTTATGGGATTACGCGCGTAAAATCGTCgggaaaagctagtaataatataaattaattgtcTGCAGAGCTTCTAACGGAAGTGTTCCCGATGATGTACAACGAAACAGCGCCGGACGTGGTTCGCCGCGTCTACGTCTACATGTCGTTCATGAACCGCTCCATCTCGAGCGTCGAAGTGCTGAAGTCTGCCGCCTCCGTGCTTGCTAATCTCACGCGGTACAGGCTCACTGGTCCGAAGATTTATGCGGTGAGGACATGTCATGAATATAAAGAttatagcacagaataagtaatagtacaagtacagaagcttcactaccgtacaaaagtgacgtttaggcataagaatcgtgcctactttatgcttctctgtctatcgcattactcgtgttcactcgcacgcggcaCGTGTAGCGCTAGGGTTGCTTCGCCCGGAAAACACTAGTGAAGGTTAGAAATATCATCATCAGATGTCGTTTGAGTACTTATAGTTGcacaattaacaatgaaataaatgaaatttattgcgTATGAACTAAGATACAAACTATTACATATTGTTTAACGTCGCTTTTGTGATGGCAGCTACAGtggatttgatttttttcgtgtgaagattatatttttcaagccctttcatttgatacccatattgaaCCGATTGAAAAGAAATACACACTAGGCTATTTTTGATGGAAGCCGTGttggataaataaaaatatatatatgggCAGTGGTGCTTACGTAACTATCTAgttacccacttgctcgttttccaccctATTGATAAACACTGCTGAACTTAGCTATGTTCTTTAGCCGGTCTTACGTTGAGGACCACTGCACGCCACTGTATAttagtatgtacctacctactataccACTTTTTTGCGTGCGTTTAGCATAATCTTATTGCTTTATTCTTCAACAGATTAATAGGTACTCGTACGGTTAAAATGCGTTATGTTAACATgcaattattcattttatttgcaGTCCCTCTTTTTACACACAAACACGTATACACTTATTATACTTACTAATAACACATTCGTTTCGCTTGCGGCGTAAGTAAAATAAGCGCGAGCACGTCACTTGTGCGATCCGAGGCAGTGCGCGGCAAAAGACTGCGAGTTACGCCACGACGGCGTGGAGTGTTTTGATAacagaatcgcacctatatcggggagtgcgccgcgcctgaTTATAGTGAGAAATTTTAATTCTTTGTCACTACATCTTTTAAGTTCTACTTTTTAATCTTAAGTATTTAGAAATACACCTCGACGTCccctaatttgtttttttcttatatgTATTTTGTGACTGTTAAACTGAACTAAACTGTTAGGCGTCCCGCCTGCTTGCTCTTTCAGTTTCGCACTACTTACTTATCTGTAGGTAGCCctgcaaaattcgaagttcgaatTGTGTTAAAATTCAATGAGCGAGCGTGAATAGAatggcacgatacgaagttcgaaaaatTTTGGTGATATTTCTTcttctatacttcgttttttttagcattagaaagaaggtaagcgatcttgacgtgtctttttaaaaaaaaaaaactttttatttttcaagcagcaaatagtaacaattagctaggtttatgatcatttacatgcttttggtattataagtacctaatagttgttttttttaaaacgtttctcaataaaaagactcgtcaagattgtttaccctttttctaatgctaaaaaaacgaagtataagttTATTCTTATTTGTATACGacagtttaataaaaacaatttagtcacgagtttgtttttatttcccaGCGTGAATATATTTCACCCATACTGAAATATATGTGGCGCTTCAGTAACAGCGAGATTCAGTTGTTCCTGATTCTCTGCACCTACCTGTGGCTGTTCTCCAAGTACGACGCTGTGAGGGAGGTAATGTCTTTTTATCATACTTGCACGTAATCAGCGCCATAACTAACAAGCAGGATAACTTGACTGGACCTTTTATTTTGCATTACACCTCAAGGtctataattatgttttttttttagtttgtaaCACCTTATAGTTCATACATGGTACAGACAGGCTCAAGTTAAAACAAAGAGGTAACTGCAATGCCTCAACTCGAATTTAAAGTTttgctttaatttcatttatattttttttttattgcaatttaacttttttttttaaactgccgTAATTTTTTTGTACATGCTTTCAGTTTGGGATGGGCAATGAAATCTGCACTATAGtccgaagtgcaaaattcgaacttcgtgtcttgccgtcccgctggcgcttaatatattatttaatacgaaagtgagagggacagtacaacacgaacttcgattttcgaatttcatagtagccccctcTGACTCGAACTCTcgcaataaataatgaaatgaactAGTATAGCCAACACCAGACCACCACCAATATCCGTCACTATAAAGCGCgcataatatctgatacgactctatttctagggctagtaagacgtatcagatatttttgcgcgtTCCGcccctgtggcagatattaatgcaactgtctttgtattatatttaattcataatttGCTCACAGGACCTCGCCGAGTTTTTGCATCTGCCTGAGAACCACAAGATGATGGTGACGATCAAAAGCAACGTGGATAGGGTCCGGCGGATGACACAAAACGCGAACAAGAACAAACCCATCACTCCTTGCAAGAATTTGAACAGCACTTTTTCACATAATAGTGTGTTGTTACCTGCTCTAGAGCCAGACTACGGTATCGCTCGAGCCGATCAACAAAGATACTTTGTGGATACGCAACAAGCTATCCATTGCCTTTTCCGTACATATAAGTTATAGAAAATAAGTCGATAATTTTATAAGGTATTTAGTTGTTATGTTCTACtgcaaaaaaactgttttatttttattactcaaAAACGTCCAATGTTCTTGCTTCTATGATTAATTGCTATAACTAGAAATTGTGTTTAATTAATCGTAAtactaatatattatttgtGTATTAGCGTGACTAATGAAATGTGCCTGAAATAAATTTACTCCCATTATTGTAACATATTTCATTTTAACTGTGTGTATTTGTACTCCTCCACAAGCTAAACTTTTGCTTGGCTTGAAAAATCTGCAAAAAAAATTTGTATGATTTCCGTATCCTATATAACATGAACTtaggtaaaaaattaaataataataaatataacctaacctaatcaacaaaaagttggaaaacccccgactttgtaacttaaaagttcaatgtcacagaaacggctaaaccgattttgatgaaacctgtctaagaaccatcgctttcagatataaaaaccggccaagagcgtgtcggacacgaccaaaatagggttccgaagacataacgaaaaaattaagtaatatttaaatatttttctaaggatttcgtattttatacggaaaaaTCATCttggcaaacccctaatggtttaccaaagatctatccaacgatatgccacactatagggttggatgacaaAAAGAAATCGCCCCCActgtacgtctatgggaggtacagtcaccagcattaatatctgccacagcggagcatgcaaaaatatctgacacgtccttccagccctagaaatagagtcttatcagatatttatgcacgcttgttgtgtcagatattagtgctggtgactgtaccctaaaaattttattttttatttttattgtactagtTTGTCGGCATAGTGCATagcatatatccgtgcaaaattacagtttttaacattgatagtccatgagcaaagccgcggacggacagacagacatggcgaaactataagggctccgtttttgccattttggctccggaaccctaaaaaccgcattcaaatctgtccacccgtttaagagctacggttccacagacagacacataacggtcaaacttataacacccctctttttgcgtcgggggttacaaAGGAAAACTATCATTGCTTAGTAGGCTTTTCAAGTTAACGCGTCTAtcaaaattttataaagaataattttattaagaaaatacaaaatacaaaagctACCCCAAGTCTCTCTTACAAAGATTAGTCAGGACTTTTAGGGAGAAATCAGGACATTTCATTTTTCCATATGGTAGACCTAGTTTAGTTGTGTCGCTCGCTCACGAGATCCAGGTCAGccatgcatgcttgcctgttCGAAATACACTAACGCGCTTACAAGCGTGTAAGTGGTATCAAGTGTTTGTATAGGCTTGGAGTTTGTAGACGCTTGGCAAGCCTCGACAAATGTGTAAATGTAGCATAAGGCGTTTGAACCGAATCGAGCAGTTTTTTCTTATTAATCTGAATGCAGCCATAAGCAAACTGACGGCTACGTTTTGACGTATGACGTTGCGTGTACGGATGGTACGAATACGATCTTTGAAAACTATTCGCTAAAAAGTGCAAGTGAAATCCAAAAGAAAATCGTATTTATTTCAACTGTTATCAATTATGGTAGTGCTCGAAGGAGAAGCTGGAGATGCGAAGGCAATCGGAACTGAAGAAACTGAGAAAGAAGAAGTGAAACCACCAACAGTGCTTACGTTAGAAAGTATCCTTTTTAGACTGTTATCTAGCTATTTTACTACACACGgtggtaaataaattattcagaaCTTTTATGTGTACTAAAATTCTAATTGCGAATGACTTCTTATAAACAATTTAGTAATTTAAGCTCTAGAACCAAAGTTGTAAATCTGGCTCTCATAGGTTGGAAATATTTGGCAATTGATCTGCAAGCTGGATACTGTTGGATAAGACGATAAGgactttattctatttttactaTTACCAATGCTTCAACCTGGGTTCATTGAGacttaatgtaataaataaataaactgagtatatttaaacaatactttgtcaaaagaaaaatttaatttcttcttttcCATGAATGAATACATTTTATAAGcacaatttattgaaaaatgtatagttaacccctcgtatgcttactcatactcctttattggtaatatcattattacatgtcattttgttaaattattctaatattttctaagctaattaatctaatatttttcagtaaataatagccgttgactgaaatttaaggaactcatcaaaagtgtagaatgtgtgctcgacaagccagtttttcagttgttttaaaaaaatgtcttacAAGGGAGCCGAAGTAATTGTCTCAGGCAACTTGTTTTACACCATTGGCCCTACAACATGAGTCACTTTGCCGGACTTTGAGGGTTATGCAGCGAGTGGGTTGCCATATCAGCGCGCCTCCCATACTTGCATAGATTACTATATACACATACACCAGTTTGGAATATTAGAAGCGAGGGCAGTGTGAGTATTCCTAACTCTTTAAAATACATTCTTGCTGACGTCTCCTGACTCGCGCCAACGACTGCCCGTACAGCCCTCTTTTGCAATCTGAATGCACACTGGATATCAGCCGCATGCCCCCACAACTATGCTCCATATGCGACGCGACTTAGACGCGTATCCATGCCAATTCATGAACTGCGTATGGATACGTTCCAATCTACGAAGCGGGCAACCTCTACTGACGTAAAGTTGCCGCACCAAGGTGTCAAATTCTGAAACGGCTCctgcatacgaggggttaagcTATTCACAATTTTGTGACTGTCAATTCTTATGGCAAAGTCCTGCGTCAATATTGAACATAACATTCATTGTTCCCCAATGAGTTCTGTGACCAGCACCAGTATTCCGGCTGACAAAGGACGCGCAGCAGCAGCATGGGCTCCGACACGGCGACTTCCAACGCTACCGCGGTTACTGCTCGCGCCGGATCCGACGTCTACGGAAGGTTCTTAAGATACCGCAGGTAAACAGACATACTTTTTTTCTATGTGCATGCTCCATCTTGGTCCACATCTTCCCTTACCATTAGGTGTGATGTGAAACGCGAGCCTATTTCCTTTTTTAAAAAACTAGACAACCATGCTACGCACGCATCAGCCATCAGATCTagcagtttaattgaaattctggtaatttgaaataattaccGCAGCATTCCCAAAGTTTACATGGTGAATTTCACTAAATGTTGCTTAACCATGTgtctaattagttttaaatacttattgtgtttctattcattatatttttttgacattcataagtgcttgttgtagcctgaattgaataaagatattttgactttgactttgactttgatttctGTTAGTCTTTAAGATGTACAGGCcgtgttgcctgaaataaatacctattttaaaaaaagcctTGTTATACACCATGTTATCCCAGGGTGACCGTCGGCACTACCGGCGGCGCGACGTGACCGCGGCGCACGTGTCCGGTCCGAAAGCGGAGCCCCGGCTTCTCTGCGTGCCGCTGCTGCAGGCCGAGCGCGCATGGGCCCACGCCATGCAGCTCCGACAGGAGTCCAACACGGAGCCCCGGAAGAAGTTCCATCTCGTCTCACGGCTGAAAAAGGCGTTTGCTCATGCGCAAACGCTGCTTGAGCTGTGCGAGGTATGTCCttttggcagttttgttttcaCTCGTCGGCCGCCCCGCGCGCCACAGTCGCATAACTAACTAAAATACTCATGATTTGCGAATTTTTGTTTCTAGTCTCGATCACTTTTTAAAATTAGGGGTTAGGGTTTGATACTTatccaaaattacccaaaataGTCGTTGGTCGCGCTCAGCGTAGATAAaggcaatttttatttatttttatatgcaaCGCAACTTCTTAGTGACATTTTCCGAGTACCACTGTAGCCTCAGAGATAATATTTACTTTGTTTAATTGTAGTCGTAATCGCTTACGTACGTAAATAGTGGCGTGTGGTGCCAACTTTCAGAAGTCAAAATTCCCTCCTTTCAAAATTAGTTTGAAAGGCGTagtaaatatatgtacctatacgcCTAAAATCATTTACTGTCTATATGTTATTAATTCTATAGACCAGGGGTAaccaacttgattagacccgATCTACTGTTTGctgacgaaaccctgtgcgatctaccaattacatacttcttgaaatcttaagTGAAACAGCACAGTTCAGTATTTCtattttttgccttgccacgatCGACTGGACTAAAAGTCGCGATCGACCGGTTGGTCACCCCTGCTATAGATAATACCAAAATgagtcccactgaaaaacagcgttgcgggcGTTGCGgcacactatgctgagctgagtagGGTCCAATTTATAGTATTGGATgttctttcaaaatgttttccttctcaATGTATTTCACCCTGtttatcgaatatgtgtaaataaatctctctctctctctctctctctctcaaaataCCGCCTTATTCCCGTAACAGAGCGGCGTTTGCGACGCCCGCACACAGCTGGAGGCCGGTGCATACGCAGCCTGGCTCGGTGGCGTGCTATTGGTGGAGTTGCAGCAATGGCGCCCGGCCGCCGAGAGTTTGACGCGCGCGCAACTTGTGTTGGAGAAACTGTGTGCCGCCCTCGCTGAGGAAGAGAGGCTGGTGTACAAGCAGAAGGTAAGATTTTATTGTCAATTTCGATTTAAGAAAGTTGTTCTGCGTGCGTTGGTGGGAAGTGGGAACTCTAGTTGTCAAGTAAAAGTTTACCAAGTAAAATGTTCAGCGTTTTTGTGGCGTTTTTTCGTCATTAACGTGTCGGTAAGTATTATTAAGAGATGATGCTAagggttaatttaaaaaaaaaaaaaaactgaaaacaataccgatgctaaatAATATCgcgatcaaaattcttgcgacttgtccTTCCATTGTGCTAAATAAACGTGGGATACTAATGCCATTTCAGCGTCCGGTCAAAACGCTCAAATTTTAATCTTCCTCGCCTTTCTCTATCAGTCAGTACCTTatcaaagtagataattttaagGGGATGCGGTAAATAGATGTATTTGTTGTAAtacttgtaatgtaatattGTGACTTGTTTGTAGGTGGAAGAGCTAAAGCCGAGCCTGCGTTACTGCGCGTACAACATCGGCGACCAGTCGGCGGCCGGCGACCTCGTGGCCATGCGCGGCCAGGGACTCATCGACAACTTGGACACGCTCATGGCACAGGCCAAGTCAGTGCTCGTAATAATTATTCGTAAAATgcttttatcctgatattctcaGCTCACGGTATCCATTAAAATCCAAACTCATAACCGCTTAGTTCAAGATAATGACGATTTTCATAGCAATAGCTTTGACAGGGAGGGCGGGAGGACtataaatggtcaaaattggtatGACGTACTTTATAGATGACCCAAAGTGTAAGCAAGCATTGTTACAGACAATCGCGGTCGGGCGCTATGCATGAAGTGGAatggcgcgggcggcgcgcgacGGTGCGCCCGGAAAAGGCGCGGCTGTTCCTCATTACCCTCCAAGACCTGGACCGctcggccgccgccgccaccgccacTGAAGCTCGCATCGAAATCCTCGACAACATCCTGATGGACGTCAAAGACGCCATCTCAGCCGTCAAGGACGAAATCAAGAACGACCCCAAACTCAAAGCCTCCGAGAACACCGGCGTCCACTATCTACTCTCCTACTTGATGTATCTCCGTCTCATGCGCACCATCGAACGGAACAACCTGCTTGTACAACAGGCCGAGACCGCACGGAAGAACAACGCTCAATTAGATGGAAAGAAGGTCCGGCCTCAGGACTTGACTAGACTCTACGAGATCATTTTGCAGAACTTCACCGAACTCCAACAGCTGCCTGGCTTCGAAACTGATGCCTCGTATCAGCAGGAAATCGAAACCCAGATGAAGGCGTACAAAGCTTTCCGTTGCTACTACATCGCCCAGGTGCTGACTGGTCTCAGGCGCTTCCGGGAAGCACTTGCCATGCTAGAACGCTGCAGCACTTACACCGCAGAATCTATTGCAAGTAAACTCGACGATAAGCAGCTGCTAGACAAACTCGAAGTGCTCAAGAAAGACATAGAAAGCTGCAAGTTCGAGGTCCACGCCGACTCCGTTCTGGAAGAC
Protein-coding regions in this window:
- the Srp68 gene encoding signal recognition particle 68 codes for the protein MVVLEGEAGDAKAIGTEETEKEEVKPPTVLTLEIFRLTKDAQQQHGLRHGDFQRYRGYCSRRIRRLRKVLKIPQGDRRHYRRRDVTAAHVSGPKAEPRLLCVPLLQAERAWAHAMQLRQESNTEPRKKFHLVSRLKKAFAHAQTLLELCESGVCDARTQLEAGAYAAWLGGVLLVELQQWRPAAESLTRAQLVLEKLCAALAEEERLVYKQKVEELKPSLRYCAYNIGDQSAAGDLVAMRGQGLIDNLDTLMAQAKQSRSGAMHEVEWRGRRATVRPEKARLFLITLQDLDRSAAAATATEARIEILDNILMDVKDAISAVKDEIKNDPKLKASENTGVHYLLSYLMYLRLMRTIERNNLLVQQAETARKNNAQLDGKKVRPQDLTRLYEIILQNFTELQQLPGFETDASYQQEIETQMKAYKAFRCYYIAQVLTGLRRFREALAMLERCSTYTAESIASKLDDKQLLDKLEVLKKDIESCKFEVHADSVLEDDEDDEETKYTSSGKPYKDKKPLVDRLDEYREETQVLTKNPNIFKMPPPMEAIPCKPLFFDLACNFIEFPNLDDKTGAADNKKQGAGITGLVKGFLGWGKSDK